A part of Populus alba chromosome 8, ASM523922v2, whole genome shotgun sequence genomic DNA contains:
- the LOC118061073 gene encoding uncharacterized protein isoform X1, translating to MLLIEVYRYINCILGSMLCSIGNGRMAVMARLLVAGSLSQNIAEEVSQQKFVTRYICRELHESDEPNLLGEEDMHVFGLMPMTDPLDLVCCNACKKPVMASQYAAHAEVCRLLNSAEEMTLELDGGTGCRKPPRKERKKLLTAYSNQATSVGERERSESIVADDSVASESHLDGQPRVPSCFSLDKKRNSASVDVASMMDGEGVIPENTDYSACAMPPPTKRYKFISTEHRLLSDDPETASGLEKVTSTVDPFSYIPVPLATKVYYSQRNTHLRSAVAYLHHAASSEGLQNNMMSSGISQESIMQLQALSQRGSLDAQTDGLTKEKRDPSVHQPDQILAQSSEMCVDKSGGCPPLTNFSNQCPVDNIQIPQTASNGMLRSKYLPKPYSFAGKPGQSLGTMQQPSGTVPVL from the exons ATGTTATTAATTGAAGTGTATAGATACATAAATTGTATTTTAGGATCAATGTTATGCTCAATTGGAAATGGGAGAATGGCAGTCATGGCTAGGCTTCTGGTGGCCGGGAGTTTGTCACAAAATATTGCAG AGGAGGTTAGCCAGCAGAAATTTGTCACTCGATATATATGTAGAGAATTACATGAATCGGATGAACCAAATTTACTTGGTGAAGAAG ACATGCATGTTTTCGGTTTGATGCCTATGACTGACCCTTTGGATCTG GTATGTTGCAATGCTTGTAAGAAGCCAGTGATGGCTAGCCAATATGCAGCCCATGCAG AGGTTTGCAGGCTCTTAAACTCTGCTGAAGAAATGACCTTGGAGCTTGATGGCGGCACAGGATGCAGGAAACCTCCAAGGAAGGAGAGGAAAAAGTTATTAACTGCCTATTCTA ACCAAGCTACATCAGTTGGGGAACGAGAAAGGTCTGAATCCATAGTTGCAGATGATTCTGTTGCATCAGAATCGCATTTGGATGGGCAACCTAGAGTGCCTTCTTGCTTCTCCCTggataaaaaaa GAAATTCTGCTTCTGTAGATGTTGCATCAATGATGGATGGTGAAGGAGTGATTCCTGAGAATACAGACTACTCAGCCTGTGCAATGCCACCTCCAACAAAACGCTATAAATT CATATCAACTGAGCACCGACTTCTATCAGATGATCCAGAAACAGCTTCTGGCTTAGAAAAAGTTACTAGCACTGTGGATCCATTTTCCT ACATTCCAGTTCCCCTTGCTACCAAAGTTTATTACTCTCAAAGAAACACTCATCTACGGTCAGCAGTTGCTTATCTGCACCATGCAGCATCTTCTGAGGGGCTTCAGAATAACATGATGAGTTCAGGAATATCACAGGAAAGCATAATGCAACTGCAGGCTTTGTCTCAGAGGGGTTCTTTAGATGCACAAACAGATGGCCTGACCAAAGAAAAG AGAGATCCTTCTGTGCATCAACCAGATCAAATTCTTGCACAAAGCTCAGAGATGTGCGTGGATAAATCTGGAGGATGTCCACCATTGACTAACTTCTCAAATCAGTGTCCTGTTGATAACATTCAAATACCCCAGACTGCTTCAAATGGAATGCTCAGAAGCAAATATCTTCCAAAGCCGTATTCTTTTGCAGGGAAGCCAG GTCAATCACTTGGAACCATGCAGCAACCAAGTGGAACTGTCCCTGTTCTGTAG
- the LOC118061073 gene encoding uncharacterized protein isoform X2: MLCSIGNGRMAVMARLLVAGSLSQNIAEEVSQQKFVTRYICRELHESDEPNLLGEEDMHVFGLMPMTDPLDLVCCNACKKPVMASQYAAHAEVCRLLNSAEEMTLELDGGTGCRKPPRKERKKLLTAYSNQATSVGERERSESIVADDSVASESHLDGQPRVPSCFSLDKKRNSASVDVASMMDGEGVIPENTDYSACAMPPPTKRYKFISTEHRLLSDDPETASGLEKVTSTVDPFSYIPVPLATKVYYSQRNTHLRSAVAYLHHAASSEGLQNNMMSSGISQESIMQLQALSQRGSLDAQTDGLTKEKRDPSVHQPDQILAQSSEMCVDKSGGCPPLTNFSNQCPVDNIQIPQTASNGMLRSKYLPKPYSFAGKPGQSLGTMQQPSGTVPVL, encoded by the exons ATGTTATGCTCAATTGGAAATGGGAGAATGGCAGTCATGGCTAGGCTTCTGGTGGCCGGGAGTTTGTCACAAAATATTGCAG AGGAGGTTAGCCAGCAGAAATTTGTCACTCGATATATATGTAGAGAATTACATGAATCGGATGAACCAAATTTACTTGGTGAAGAAG ACATGCATGTTTTCGGTTTGATGCCTATGACTGACCCTTTGGATCTG GTATGTTGCAATGCTTGTAAGAAGCCAGTGATGGCTAGCCAATATGCAGCCCATGCAG AGGTTTGCAGGCTCTTAAACTCTGCTGAAGAAATGACCTTGGAGCTTGATGGCGGCACAGGATGCAGGAAACCTCCAAGGAAGGAGAGGAAAAAGTTATTAACTGCCTATTCTA ACCAAGCTACATCAGTTGGGGAACGAGAAAGGTCTGAATCCATAGTTGCAGATGATTCTGTTGCATCAGAATCGCATTTGGATGGGCAACCTAGAGTGCCTTCTTGCTTCTCCCTggataaaaaaa GAAATTCTGCTTCTGTAGATGTTGCATCAATGATGGATGGTGAAGGAGTGATTCCTGAGAATACAGACTACTCAGCCTGTGCAATGCCACCTCCAACAAAACGCTATAAATT CATATCAACTGAGCACCGACTTCTATCAGATGATCCAGAAACAGCTTCTGGCTTAGAAAAAGTTACTAGCACTGTGGATCCATTTTCCT ACATTCCAGTTCCCCTTGCTACCAAAGTTTATTACTCTCAAAGAAACACTCATCTACGGTCAGCAGTTGCTTATCTGCACCATGCAGCATCTTCTGAGGGGCTTCAGAATAACATGATGAGTTCAGGAATATCACAGGAAAGCATAATGCAACTGCAGGCTTTGTCTCAGAGGGGTTCTTTAGATGCACAAACAGATGGCCTGACCAAAGAAAAG AGAGATCCTTCTGTGCATCAACCAGATCAAATTCTTGCACAAAGCTCAGAGATGTGCGTGGATAAATCTGGAGGATGTCCACCATTGACTAACTTCTCAAATCAGTGTCCTGTTGATAACATTCAAATACCCCAGACTGCTTCAAATGGAATGCTCAGAAGCAAATATCTTCCAAAGCCGTATTCTTTTGCAGGGAAGCCAG GTCAATCACTTGGAACCATGCAGCAACCAAGTGGAACTGTCCCTGTTCTGTAG
- the LOC118061073 gene encoding uncharacterized protein isoform X3, with the protein MLLIEVYRYINCILGSMLCSIGNGRMAVMARLLVAGSLSQNIAEEVSQQKFVTRYICRELHESDEPNLLGEEDMHVFGLMPMTDPLDLVCCNACKKPVMASQYAAHAEVCRLLNSAEEMTLELDGGTGCRKPPRKERKKLLTAYSNQATSVGERERSESIVADDSVASESHLDGQPRVPSCFSLDKKRNSASVDVASMMDGEGVIPENTDYSACAMPPPTKRYKFISTEHRLLSDDPETASGLEKVTSTVDPFSYIPVPLATKVYYSQRNTHLRSAVAYLHHAASSEGLQNNMMSSGISQESIMQLQALSQRGSLDAQTDGLTKEKLLI; encoded by the exons ATGTTATTAATTGAAGTGTATAGATACATAAATTGTATTTTAGGATCAATGTTATGCTCAATTGGAAATGGGAGAATGGCAGTCATGGCTAGGCTTCTGGTGGCCGGGAGTTTGTCACAAAATATTGCAG AGGAGGTTAGCCAGCAGAAATTTGTCACTCGATATATATGTAGAGAATTACATGAATCGGATGAACCAAATTTACTTGGTGAAGAAG ACATGCATGTTTTCGGTTTGATGCCTATGACTGACCCTTTGGATCTG GTATGTTGCAATGCTTGTAAGAAGCCAGTGATGGCTAGCCAATATGCAGCCCATGCAG AGGTTTGCAGGCTCTTAAACTCTGCTGAAGAAATGACCTTGGAGCTTGATGGCGGCACAGGATGCAGGAAACCTCCAAGGAAGGAGAGGAAAAAGTTATTAACTGCCTATTCTA ACCAAGCTACATCAGTTGGGGAACGAGAAAGGTCTGAATCCATAGTTGCAGATGATTCTGTTGCATCAGAATCGCATTTGGATGGGCAACCTAGAGTGCCTTCTTGCTTCTCCCTggataaaaaaa GAAATTCTGCTTCTGTAGATGTTGCATCAATGATGGATGGTGAAGGAGTGATTCCTGAGAATACAGACTACTCAGCCTGTGCAATGCCACCTCCAACAAAACGCTATAAATT CATATCAACTGAGCACCGACTTCTATCAGATGATCCAGAAACAGCTTCTGGCTTAGAAAAAGTTACTAGCACTGTGGATCCATTTTCCT ACATTCCAGTTCCCCTTGCTACCAAAGTTTATTACTCTCAAAGAAACACTCATCTACGGTCAGCAGTTGCTTATCTGCACCATGCAGCATCTTCTGAGGGGCTTCAGAATAACATGATGAGTTCAGGAATATCACAGGAAAGCATAATGCAACTGCAGGCTTTGTCTCAGAGGGGTTCTTTAGATGCACAAACAGATGGCCTGACCAAAGAAAAG CTACTGATTTAA
- the LOC118061072 gene encoding arogenate dehydratase/prephenate dehydratase 2, chloroplastic yields the protein MAAFVIKSLLSQITVKHSPSDHTSSRIEIKSALISAKRRCGCKIPVLAASIHSENDQSIQAQKKKNGNAKNIQSNLLQDAEYDVASKDAHPRPLSSTHLSNSVSNGSCLRVAYQGVRGAYSESAAQKAYPNCEAVPCEQFDTAFESVERWLVDRAVLPIENSLGGSIHRNYDLLLRHRLHIVGEVKYAVRHCLLANHGVKIEDLKRVLSHPQALAQCENTLTKLGLVREAVDDTAGAAKHVALQKLEDTGAVASSAAASIYGLNILAEDIQDDSDNVTRFLILAREPIIPGTDRPFKTSIVFSLEEGPGVLFKALAVFALRKINLTKIESRPLRKQPLRASDDGNSGLPKYFDYLFYVDFEASMADENAQNALRHLKEFATFLRVLGSYPVHTSMV from the exons atggCAGCTTTCGTGATAAAATCCCTACTAAGCCAAATCACCGTTAAACACTCACCGTCCGATCATACTTCATCAAGAATCGAAATCAAATCAGCACTGATTTCTGCGAAACGGCGCTGCGGTTGCAAAATTCCGGTCTTGGCGGCTTCAATTCACAGTGAAAACGACCAATCAATCCAGgcgcagaagaagaagaacggTAATGCTAAAAACATTCAATCTAATCTCTTGCAGGATGCTGAATACGATGTCGCCTCGAAAGACGCCCATCCAA GACCATTATCATCTACTCATTTATCAAATTCAGTATCCAATGGGTCTTGCCTTCGCGTTGCTTACcag GGAGTTCGTGGCGCCTACAGCGAGTCAGCAGCACAAAAGGCGTATCCGAATTGCGAGGCTGTCCCATGCGAGCAATTTGATACTgcttttgaa TCAGTTGAAAGATGGCTTGTGGACAGAGCAGTTTTACCGATTGAGAATTCGCTAGGCGGGAGCATTCACAGAAATTACGACCTGTTGCTCCGGCACAGGCTGCATATAGTAGGAGAAGTGAAATATGCTGTTCGCCATTGCTTACTAGCCAATCATGGTGTTAAAATTGAAGACTTGAAGAGGGTTCTAAGTCATCCACAG GCTCTTGCTCAATgtgaaaatacattaacaaaGTTGGGATTGGTCAGAGAAGCAGTGGATGATACCGCTGGTGCAGCAAAG CATGTTGCACTTCAAAAACTAGAAGACACGGGAGCTGTTGCTAGTTCTGCTGCTGCGTCGATCTATGGATTGAATATATTAGCTGAAGATATTCAG GATGATTCTGATAATGTCACACGATTCCTTATACTGGCAAGAGAACCAATAATTCCAGGCACAGATAGGCCTTTCAAG ACAAGCATAGTTTTTTCATTGGAGGAGGGTCCTGGGGTGCTTTTCAAGGCCCTTGCTGTTTTTGCTCTTCGGAAAATCAACCTTACTaaa ATTGAGAGTCGTCCCTTGCGGAAGCAGCCCTTGAGAGCATCTGATGATGGCAACAGTGGGCTTCCAAA ATACTTTGACTATCTATTCTATGTGGATTTTGAAGCATCAATGGCTGACGAGAATGCTCAGAATGCCCTCAGGCATCTTAAG GAGTTTGCTACGTTCTTGCGAGTTCTGGGGAGTTATCCGGTGCACACTAGCATGGTGTGA